The Daphnia pulex isolate KAP4 chromosome 3, ASM2113471v1 genome includes a region encoding these proteins:
- the LOC124190673 gene encoding elongator complex protein 6-like isoform X1, whose translation MEDFEYAWKNPLFNSLLKMADTVIKALMLDKIQMDGKSLIIVQHNDGSPFLHSLLTQSARQGRKICLVSFNHSVGYYHNVGTRLGWNLNNLLSKNQAVFIGGLQTLKDSSRLQNCSNPFDFLFNPSTCPIQTLLLSIQEVVSNWVEQPFSLVIDELDCLLSLGVEPKHIVKFFQHCHSLVQTNSKGSLIISMGVTPSDKEVIQCSQLLAHWCDLVITEKGLQTGKSKDLTGSLTVNWNIHPFTEQHFHFKCYDRGIKMFAPGTAVL comes from the exons ATGGAAGATTTTGAATACGCTTGGAAAAATCC aTTATTTAACTCTTTGCTGAAAATGGCTGACACTGTGATCAAGGCGTTAATGCTGGACAAAATCCAGATGGATGGAAAATCCCTTATAATCGTCCAGCATAACGATGGTTCACCATTTCTCCACTCACTGTTAACTCAAAGTGCTAGACAAGGCCGAAAAATATGTCTagtttcattcaatcattccGTTGGATATTACCACAATGTTGGAACTCGCCTTGGATGGAATCTGAATAACTTGCTGAGCAAAAACCAGGCTGTTTTTATCGGTGGACTGCAGACTCTCAAGGACTCCTCCAGATTGCAAAATTGTTCTAatccatttgattttctctttaatcCAAGCACCTGCCCAATTCAGACTCTCCTGTTAAGTATACAGGAAGTCGTCTCCAATTGGGTAGAGCAGCCATTTTCACTGGTTATTGATGAGCTTGACTGTCTTCTCAGTTTAGGTGTGGAGCCCAAGCACATAGTTAAGTTCTTTCAACACTGTCACTCTCTTGTCCAAACAAATTCTAAAGGTTCCCTAATAATATCAATGGGTGTAACACCATCTGATAAGGAAGTCATTCAGTGCAGCCAATTGTTGGCTCATTGGTGTGATTTAGTTATCACTGAAAAAGGATTGCAGACTGGAAAATCAAAGGATTTGACTGGTAGTCTCACTGTGAACTGGAATATTCATCCCTTCACCGAGCAGcactttcatttcaaatgttaCGATCgtggaataaaaatgtttgctcCGGGCACCGCTGTTTTGTGA
- the LOC124190669 gene encoding BAI1-associated protein 3-like isoform X2, producing MRKGERDTTCLDCSPFCGQTAVNLPLPRSSLHHRGTDMDVSQSLERIRYVQESDGSFFESYTALCWKQENRRLQVLREDDQPLVAQATEGESQANSAQFISSKEMEQLYVEVLYTIRHKLGAHSAKYPHHFKEDLVHYAQTAFGVGQEYHRRCNAIASEEKPPIVVLNVTVIEAEGLEAKDPNGFSDPYCMLGIQPGCCSGNRGSADQSPQQLIQPPPDVTGSNEELTSSLPSSSSSNDQRRDSLVAMMPVERLKKHSSFRLSFKRKDPGVVTSNVVISAGGNANQIGPSNRSSLTNASSNTISVIGSNSSNNSNSSSNSCIIHGREQRDSLHAALPAKFIRATSVKGATLNPKWNEKFRFDIDDVCSDTLHLDIWDHDDEYSVLDAVSKLNEVRGVKGLGRFFKQIAQSARSGTQDDFLGCVNIPLQEIPSTGVECWYKLGGRSQRSTIQGRIHLKLWLSTREDLGTSEEDNWTEIKQQEKLHCVFIDFEVSRFKTSPSQWTGELSQAALTILHQHAIQGDVTVLQSNVVRWIAYAGKLPDKSLHFSVLYRILNELDHQWSSFSMEPLSREEEDALAESFTAFIDYSLSCLRKIRYLFSPRLSNSSKLEYLLKCLMQLDVMRAFRRCCPFHKEIRGEIVVAIRKGAAEWFTFELQRCVPSDANLVTTINGLTVLTNRVYADLTRSLQIYDDVFQRIGNVSYFNIVYKSHMKMITHEFSSRLESIRSHFPNGTNGPSISTDGGNGSELGSAENAAPIFELNIALQDLQKFQDHVPPEELPLSHQMAALNCHDCFRVVLEQWLIVARSKALNRVRSAVELDSFTSVEPYLKHSTSAIDTTSCFYQVCDFWKQLSWPEVVSSYPFVYSLVEMITASAIVYADLIFLRIQTHGFFSEDWKMTAVVEEVYVNLNNLQHVKNALASIPQTLNVAAIVAAVDGPSTALLDVQRSPISGRSRSPSVVSGTLASPGYLMIAGGAMPVISGCVGVNSYDNSARQAFHSLLETARDHYENKLLRVAGCLAEKMRSEMKKNIFHLAWSPDSLPANEAAAPLLDCLDHILLDLQPNLLPDAFHRCVAAIWDVLLVELWAQAEVSSGDKFCKFYDRLHSALQMLLNFLHAEGKGLSLEALKCPTYQRVEEKISLHKARTEQLIDLYHVGRLSQQQQLHGSGTIEAPYGVLNIRVYFHHDSLSVEILSARDVIPLDPNGLSDPFVIVELLPRRLFPNCGEQQTTVKRRTLYPVFDECFEFPVTLEQCRQETAMLLFTVMDYDVLTANDFAGEALLSLNTVPGVAAAPQGLDTFHGLKQIDLVLMHQPNKHHPILSVLESRVWDRTAQDFAKKQRERVVS from the exons CGTACAAGAGTCGGACGGATCATTCTTCGAAAGCTACACGGCGCTGTGCTGGAAACAGGAAAACCGGCGACTTCAGGTTCTGCGAGAAGATGATCAACCGCTTGTTGCTCAGGCGACGGAAGGCGAGAGCCAGGCGAATTCCGCCCAGTTCATTTCATCCAAAGAG ATGGAGCAGCTTTATGTCGAGGTGCTGTACACTATTCGCCACAAACTCGGAGCTCACTCCGCCAAGTATCCGCACCACTTCAAGGAGGATCTCGTTCATTACGCCCAAACGGCCTTTGGCGTCGGCCAAGAATATCACCGCAGGTGCAACGCCATCGCCAGCGAAGAGAAG ccTCCGATTGTTGTTCTCAACGTGACTGTTATCGAAGCTGAGGGCCTGGAAGCCAAGGATCCAAACG GATTTAGCGATCCGTACTGCATGTTGGGCATCCAACCGGGCTGTTGTTCCGGCAACCGAGGATCTGCTGATCAGTCGCCACAGCAGCTGATCCAGCCGCCACCAGACGTGACGGGCTCTAACGAGGAATTGACGTCTTCgctgccgtcgtcgtcgtcgtcgaatgACCAGCGACGCGACTCTTTGGTGGCCATGATGCCCGTCGAGAGACTGAAGAAGCATTCCAGCTTTCGTCTGAGTTTCAAGCGCAAAGATCCTGGTGTGGTGACGTCGAACGTTGTCATTTCTGCCGGCGGCAACGCCAATCAAATTGGACCTTCTAACCGATCGAGTCTCACCAACGCTTCCAGCAACACCATCAGCGTAAtaggcagcaacagcagcaacaacagcaacagttcGAGCAACAGCTGCATCATACACGGGCGGGAGCAGCGCGACAGCCTCCACGCCGCACTTCCGGCCAAGTTTATCCGGGCCACGTCTGTCAAAGGCGCCACGCTCAATCCCAAGTGGAATGAAAAATTCCGATT tgATATTGACGACGTTTGCAGCGATACCCTGCACCTGGACATTTG GGATCACGACGACGAGTATTCGGTGCTGGATGCCGTCAGCAAATTGAACGAAGTCCGCGGAGTCAAGGGTCTTGGCCGTTTCTTCAAGCAGATCGCCCAGTCAGCCCGATCGGGAACTCAGGACGATTTCCTCGGCTGCGTCAACATTCCACTTCAG GAAATCCCTTCAACGGGTGTTGAATGTTGGTACAAATTGGGCGGTCGCTCCCAGCGCTCCACCATCCAGGGCCGGATTCATCTCAAACTGTGGCTGTCGACACGCGAAGACCTGGGGACCAGCGAGGAGGACAATTGGACCGAGATCAAACAACAAGAGAAGCTCCACTGCGTGTTTATCGACTTTGAAGTCTCCCGTTTCAAG ACTTCGCCGTCGCAATGGACGGGGGAATTGTCGCAAGCGGCCCTGACGATCCTGCACCAGCACGCCATTCAGGGCGACGTGACGGTGCTGCAGTCGAACGTCGTCCGATGGATCGCCTACGCCGGAAAACTGCCCGACAAGTCGCTTCACTTTTCGGTTCTCTACCGCATCCTCAACGAGCTGGACCACCAATGGTCCTCGTTTTCCATGGAGCCGCTCTCCCGCGAGGAGGAGGATGCCCTGGCCGAGTCCTTCACTGCCTTCATCGATTATTCGCTTTCTTGCCTCCGCAAGATTCGCTACCTATTCAGCCCCCGACTGTCCAATTCTTCGAAACTGGAATACCTCCTCAA GTGTTTAATGCAGTTGGATGTCATGCGAGCCTTCCGGCGCTGCTGTCCTTTCCACAAGGAGATTCGCGGGGAGATTGTCGTCGCCATTCGTAAAGGTGCCGCCGAATGGTTCACATTCGAATTACAAAG ATGCGTGCCTAGCGACGCCAACCTTGTAACCACCATCAACGGATTGACGGTGCTGACCAATCGCGTTTACGCCGACTTGACGCGTTCACTCCAAATCTACGACGACGTGTTCCAAAg AATCGGCAACGTTTCCTATTTCAACATCGTCTACAAGAGTCACATGAAAATG ATTACCCACGAGTTCAGTTCGCGCCTGGAGAGCATCCGCAGTCATTTCCCCAATGGCACCAACGGCCCCAGCATCAGCACGGACGGCGGCAACGGATCCGAGTTGGGCTCGGCTGAAAACGCCGCGCCCATTTTCGAGTTGAATATCGCTCTACAAGATTTGCAAAA ATTCCAAGATCACGTTCCGCCCGAGGAGTTGCCGCTCAGTCACCAAATGGCCGCCTTAAACTGCCACGACTGTTTCCGAGTCGTCTTGGAACAATGGCTCATCGTCGCCCGTTCCAAA GCATTGAACCGGGTGCGGTCGGCCGTCGAGTTGGACTCGTTCACCAGCGTCGAGCCCTACCTGAAGCATTCTACATCGGCAATCGATACGACCTCGTGCTTCTATCAG GTATGTGACTTTTGGAAGCAATTATCATGGCCGGAGGTCGTCTCGTCCTATCCGTTCGTCTACAGCTTAGTGGAg ATGATCACGGCCAGCGCCATCGTGTACGCCGATCTCATTTTCCTGCGGATTCAGACTCACGGCTTCTTCAGCGAAGATTGGAAAATGACGGCCGTCGTGGAAGAA GTCTACGTCAATTTAAATAACCTGCAACATGTCAAGAACGCGCTGGCTTCCATTCCGCAGACGCTCAACGTGGCCGCCATCGTGGCGGCCGTTGACGGCCCCAGCACCGCTCTGCTCGACGTTCAGAG GAGCCCCATCTCCGGTAGATCCAGGTCGCCGTCAGTGGTTTCCGGTACGTTAGCCTCGCCCGGTTATTTAATGATTGCCGGCGGTGCCATGCCCGTCATCAGCGGATGCGTCGGTGTTAATAGCTACGATAACAGCGCCCGGCAGGCGTTTCACAGTCTCCTGGAAACAGCTCGCGATCACTACGAGAACAAGCTTTTGCGTGTCGCTGGATGCCTGGCCGAAAAG ATGAGGagcgaaatgaagaaaaatatttttcacttgGCTTGGTCGCCGGATTCGTTACCGGCCAACGAGGCGGCTGCTCCTTTGCTCGACTGTCTGGACCACATTCTTCTCGACCTGCAGCCCAATCTACTGCCGGACGCTTTCCACCGATGCGTGGCCGCCATCTGGGACGTGCTCCTCGTGGAGTTGTGGGCTCAGGCTGAAGTATCCAGCGGA GACAAATTCTGCAAGTTTTACGACCGATTGCACAGCGCCCTTCAGATGTTGCTGAATTTCCTTCACGCGGAAGGCAAGGGCCTCTCGTTGGAGGCGCTCAAGTGCCCAACGTACCAGCGGGTCGAGGAGAAAATCTCCTTGCACAAGGCGCGAACGGAGCAGCTCATCGATTTGTACCACGTCGGCCGGCTgagccagcagcaacagctgcACGGAAGCGGAACGATCGAGGCTCCTTACGGCGTTCTCAACATCCGCGTCTACTTTCACCACGACAGTTTGAGCGTCGAGATCCTGTCGGCCAGGGACGTTATTCCTTTGGACCCCAATGGACTCAGTGATCCCTTCGTCATCGTTGAGCTCCTGCCCAGGCGCCTCTTCCCCAATTGCGGCGAACAGCAAACCACCGTCAAGCGGCGCACGCTCTACCCCGTCTTCGACGAGTGTTTCGAATT TCCGGTGACGTTGGAGCAGTGCCGCCAAGAGACGGCCATGCTTCTGTTTACCGTCATGGACTACGACGTTCTGACTGCCAACGATTTCGCTGGCGAGGCCCTGCTGTCTCTCAACACGGTGCCGGGAGTCGCTGCAGCACCGCAAGGGCTGGACACGTTTCACGGGCTCAAACAGATCGACTTGGTCCTGATGCATCAGCCAAACAAGC atcACCCAATCCTGTCGGTGTTGGAATCGCGTGTTTGGGACCGGACAGCCCAAGACTTTGCCAAAAAGCAAAGGGAACGAGTCGTGAGCTAA
- the LOC124190673 gene encoding elongator complex protein 6-like isoform X2, whose product MADTVIKALMLDKIQMDGKSLIIVQHNDGSPFLHSLLTQSARQGRKICLVSFNHSVGYYHNVGTRLGWNLNNLLSKNQAVFIGGLQTLKDSSRLQNCSNPFDFLFNPSTCPIQTLLLSIQEVVSNWVEQPFSLVIDELDCLLSLGVEPKHIVKFFQHCHSLVQTNSKGSLIISMGVTPSDKEVIQCSQLLAHWCDLVITEKGLQTGKSKDLTGSLTVNWNIHPFTEQHFHFKCYDRGIKMFAPGTAVL is encoded by the coding sequence ATGGCTGACACTGTGATCAAGGCGTTAATGCTGGACAAAATCCAGATGGATGGAAAATCCCTTATAATCGTCCAGCATAACGATGGTTCACCATTTCTCCACTCACTGTTAACTCAAAGTGCTAGACAAGGCCGAAAAATATGTCTagtttcattcaatcattccGTTGGATATTACCACAATGTTGGAACTCGCCTTGGATGGAATCTGAATAACTTGCTGAGCAAAAACCAGGCTGTTTTTATCGGTGGACTGCAGACTCTCAAGGACTCCTCCAGATTGCAAAATTGTTCTAatccatttgattttctctttaatcCAAGCACCTGCCCAATTCAGACTCTCCTGTTAAGTATACAGGAAGTCGTCTCCAATTGGGTAGAGCAGCCATTTTCACTGGTTATTGATGAGCTTGACTGTCTTCTCAGTTTAGGTGTGGAGCCCAAGCACATAGTTAAGTTCTTTCAACACTGTCACTCTCTTGTCCAAACAAATTCTAAAGGTTCCCTAATAATATCAATGGGTGTAACACCATCTGATAAGGAAGTCATTCAGTGCAGCCAATTGTTGGCTCATTGGTGTGATTTAGTTATCACTGAAAAAGGATTGCAGACTGGAAAATCAAAGGATTTGACTGGTAGTCTCACTGTGAACTGGAATATTCATCCCTTCACCGAGCAGcactttcatttcaaatgttaCGATCgtggaataaaaatgtttgctcCGGGCACCGCTGTTTTGTGA
- the LOC124190669 gene encoding BAI1-associated protein 3-like isoform X3, whose amino-acid sequence MRKGERDTTCLDCSPFCGQTAVNLPLPRSSLHHRGTDMDVSQSLERISVQESDGSFFESYTALCWKQENRRLQVLREDDQPLVAQATEGESQANSAQFISSKEMEQLYVEVLYTIRHKLGAHSAKYPHHFKEDLVHYAQTAFGVGQEYHRRCNAIASEEKPPIVVLNVTVIEAEGLEAKDPNGFSDPYCMLGIQPGCCSGNRGSADQSPQQLIQPPPDVTGSNEELTSSLPSSSSSNDQRRDSLVAMMPVERLKKHSSFRLSFKRKDPGVVTSNVVISAGGNANQIGPSNRSSLTNASSNTISVIGSNSSNNSNSSSNSCIIHGREQRDSLHAALPAKFIRATSVKGATLNPKWNEKFRFDIDDVCSDTLHLDIWDHDDEYSVLDAVSKLNEVRGVKGLGRFFKQIAQSARSGTQDDFLGCVNIPLQEIPSTGVECWYKLGGRSQRSTIQGRIHLKLWLSTREDLGTSEEDNWTEIKQQEKLHCVFIDFEVSRFKTSPSQWTGELSQAALTILHQHAIQGDVTVLQSNVVRWIAYAGKLPDKSLHFSVLYRILNELDHQWSSFSMEPLSREEEDALAESFTAFIDYSLSCLRKIRYLFSPRLSNSSKLEYLLKCLMQLDVMRAFRRCCPFHKEIRGEIVVAIRKGAAEWFTFELQRCVPSDANLVTTINGLTVLTNRVYADLTRSLQIYDDVFQRIGNVSYFNIVYKSHMKMITHEFSSRLESIRSHFPNGTNGPSISTDGGNGSELGSAENAAPIFELNIALQDLQKFQDHVPPEELPLSHQMAALNCHDCFRVVLEQWLIVARSKALNRVRSAVELDSFTSVEPYLKHSTSAIDTTSCFYQVCDFWKQLSWPEVVSSYPFVYSLVEMITASAIVYADLIFLRIQTHGFFSEDWKMTAVVEEVYVNLNNLQHVKNALASIPQTLNVAAIVAAVDGPSTALLDVQRSPISGRSRSPSVVSGTLASPGYLMIAGGAMPVISGCVGVNSYDNSARQAFHSLLETARDHYENKLLRVAGCLAEKMRSEMKKNIFHLAWSPDSLPANEAAAPLLDCLDHILLDLQPNLLPDAFHRCVAAIWDVLLVELWAQAEVSSGDKFCKFYDRLHSALQMLLNFLHAEGKGLSLEALKCPTYQRVEEKISLHKARTEQLIDLYHVGRLSQQQQLHGSGTIEAPYGVLNIRVYFHHDSLSVEILSARDVIPLDPNGLSDPFVIVELLPRRLFPNCGEQQTTVKRRTLYPVFDECFEFPVTLEQCRQETAMLLFTVMDYDVLTANDFAGEALLSLNTVPGVAAAPQGLDTFHGLKQIDLVLMHQPNKHHPILSVLESRVWDRTAQDFAKKQRERVVS is encoded by the exons CGTACAAGAGTCGGACGGATCATTCTTCGAAAGCTACACGGCGCTGTGCTGGAAACAGGAAAACCGGCGACTTCAGGTTCTGCGAGAAGATGATCAACCGCTTGTTGCTCAGGCGACGGAAGGCGAGAGCCAGGCGAATTCCGCCCAGTTCATTTCATCCAAAGAG ATGGAGCAGCTTTATGTCGAGGTGCTGTACACTATTCGCCACAAACTCGGAGCTCACTCCGCCAAGTATCCGCACCACTTCAAGGAGGATCTCGTTCATTACGCCCAAACGGCCTTTGGCGTCGGCCAAGAATATCACCGCAGGTGCAACGCCATCGCCAGCGAAGAGAAG ccTCCGATTGTTGTTCTCAACGTGACTGTTATCGAAGCTGAGGGCCTGGAAGCCAAGGATCCAAACG GATTTAGCGATCCGTACTGCATGTTGGGCATCCAACCGGGCTGTTGTTCCGGCAACCGAGGATCTGCTGATCAGTCGCCACAGCAGCTGATCCAGCCGCCACCAGACGTGACGGGCTCTAACGAGGAATTGACGTCTTCgctgccgtcgtcgtcgtcgtcgaatgACCAGCGACGCGACTCTTTGGTGGCCATGATGCCCGTCGAGAGACTGAAGAAGCATTCCAGCTTTCGTCTGAGTTTCAAGCGCAAAGATCCTGGTGTGGTGACGTCGAACGTTGTCATTTCTGCCGGCGGCAACGCCAATCAAATTGGACCTTCTAACCGATCGAGTCTCACCAACGCTTCCAGCAACACCATCAGCGTAAtaggcagcaacagcagcaacaacagcaacagttcGAGCAACAGCTGCATCATACACGGGCGGGAGCAGCGCGACAGCCTCCACGCCGCACTTCCGGCCAAGTTTATCCGGGCCACGTCTGTCAAAGGCGCCACGCTCAATCCCAAGTGGAATGAAAAATTCCGATT tgATATTGACGACGTTTGCAGCGATACCCTGCACCTGGACATTTG GGATCACGACGACGAGTATTCGGTGCTGGATGCCGTCAGCAAATTGAACGAAGTCCGCGGAGTCAAGGGTCTTGGCCGTTTCTTCAAGCAGATCGCCCAGTCAGCCCGATCGGGAACTCAGGACGATTTCCTCGGCTGCGTCAACATTCCACTTCAG GAAATCCCTTCAACGGGTGTTGAATGTTGGTACAAATTGGGCGGTCGCTCCCAGCGCTCCACCATCCAGGGCCGGATTCATCTCAAACTGTGGCTGTCGACACGCGAAGACCTGGGGACCAGCGAGGAGGACAATTGGACCGAGATCAAACAACAAGAGAAGCTCCACTGCGTGTTTATCGACTTTGAAGTCTCCCGTTTCAAG ACTTCGCCGTCGCAATGGACGGGGGAATTGTCGCAAGCGGCCCTGACGATCCTGCACCAGCACGCCATTCAGGGCGACGTGACGGTGCTGCAGTCGAACGTCGTCCGATGGATCGCCTACGCCGGAAAACTGCCCGACAAGTCGCTTCACTTTTCGGTTCTCTACCGCATCCTCAACGAGCTGGACCACCAATGGTCCTCGTTTTCCATGGAGCCGCTCTCCCGCGAGGAGGAGGATGCCCTGGCCGAGTCCTTCACTGCCTTCATCGATTATTCGCTTTCTTGCCTCCGCAAGATTCGCTACCTATTCAGCCCCCGACTGTCCAATTCTTCGAAACTGGAATACCTCCTCAA GTGTTTAATGCAGTTGGATGTCATGCGAGCCTTCCGGCGCTGCTGTCCTTTCCACAAGGAGATTCGCGGGGAGATTGTCGTCGCCATTCGTAAAGGTGCCGCCGAATGGTTCACATTCGAATTACAAAG ATGCGTGCCTAGCGACGCCAACCTTGTAACCACCATCAACGGATTGACGGTGCTGACCAATCGCGTTTACGCCGACTTGACGCGTTCACTCCAAATCTACGACGACGTGTTCCAAAg AATCGGCAACGTTTCCTATTTCAACATCGTCTACAAGAGTCACATGAAAATG ATTACCCACGAGTTCAGTTCGCGCCTGGAGAGCATCCGCAGTCATTTCCCCAATGGCACCAACGGCCCCAGCATCAGCACGGACGGCGGCAACGGATCCGAGTTGGGCTCGGCTGAAAACGCCGCGCCCATTTTCGAGTTGAATATCGCTCTACAAGATTTGCAAAA ATTCCAAGATCACGTTCCGCCCGAGGAGTTGCCGCTCAGTCACCAAATGGCCGCCTTAAACTGCCACGACTGTTTCCGAGTCGTCTTGGAACAATGGCTCATCGTCGCCCGTTCCAAA GCATTGAACCGGGTGCGGTCGGCCGTCGAGTTGGACTCGTTCACCAGCGTCGAGCCCTACCTGAAGCATTCTACATCGGCAATCGATACGACCTCGTGCTTCTATCAG GTATGTGACTTTTGGAAGCAATTATCATGGCCGGAGGTCGTCTCGTCCTATCCGTTCGTCTACAGCTTAGTGGAg ATGATCACGGCCAGCGCCATCGTGTACGCCGATCTCATTTTCCTGCGGATTCAGACTCACGGCTTCTTCAGCGAAGATTGGAAAATGACGGCCGTCGTGGAAGAA GTCTACGTCAATTTAAATAACCTGCAACATGTCAAGAACGCGCTGGCTTCCATTCCGCAGACGCTCAACGTGGCCGCCATCGTGGCGGCCGTTGACGGCCCCAGCACCGCTCTGCTCGACGTTCAGAG GAGCCCCATCTCCGGTAGATCCAGGTCGCCGTCAGTGGTTTCCGGTACGTTAGCCTCGCCCGGTTATTTAATGATTGCCGGCGGTGCCATGCCCGTCATCAGCGGATGCGTCGGTGTTAATAGCTACGATAACAGCGCCCGGCAGGCGTTTCACAGTCTCCTGGAAACAGCTCGCGATCACTACGAGAACAAGCTTTTGCGTGTCGCTGGATGCCTGGCCGAAAAG ATGAGGagcgaaatgaagaaaaatatttttcacttgGCTTGGTCGCCGGATTCGTTACCGGCCAACGAGGCGGCTGCTCCTTTGCTCGACTGTCTGGACCACATTCTTCTCGACCTGCAGCCCAATCTACTGCCGGACGCTTTCCACCGATGCGTGGCCGCCATCTGGGACGTGCTCCTCGTGGAGTTGTGGGCTCAGGCTGAAGTATCCAGCGGA GACAAATTCTGCAAGTTTTACGACCGATTGCACAGCGCCCTTCAGATGTTGCTGAATTTCCTTCACGCGGAAGGCAAGGGCCTCTCGTTGGAGGCGCTCAAGTGCCCAACGTACCAGCGGGTCGAGGAGAAAATCTCCTTGCACAAGGCGCGAACGGAGCAGCTCATCGATTTGTACCACGTCGGCCGGCTgagccagcagcaacagctgcACGGAAGCGGAACGATCGAGGCTCCTTACGGCGTTCTCAACATCCGCGTCTACTTTCACCACGACAGTTTGAGCGTCGAGATCCTGTCGGCCAGGGACGTTATTCCTTTGGACCCCAATGGACTCAGTGATCCCTTCGTCATCGTTGAGCTCCTGCCCAGGCGCCTCTTCCCCAATTGCGGCGAACAGCAAACCACCGTCAAGCGGCGCACGCTCTACCCCGTCTTCGACGAGTGTTTCGAATT TCCGGTGACGTTGGAGCAGTGCCGCCAAGAGACGGCCATGCTTCTGTTTACCGTCATGGACTACGACGTTCTGACTGCCAACGATTTCGCTGGCGAGGCCCTGCTGTCTCTCAACACGGTGCCGGGAGTCGCTGCAGCACCGCAAGGGCTGGACACGTTTCACGGGCTCAAACAGATCGACTTGGTCCTGATGCATCAGCCAAACAAGC atcACCCAATCCTGTCGGTGTTGGAATCGCGTGTTTGGGACCGGACAGCCCAAGACTTTGCCAAAAAGCAAAGGGAACGAGTCGTGAGCTAA